Within Micromonospora parathelypteridis, the genomic segment TCCCGCCTCCTGATCCCGGCCTCGGTCCGACCGCAGATGCCCCGTTGAGCCCCTGTAGAGCTGCCCCAGACCTGGGGCAGTGGGGCACGGGCGTCGCGATGGACGCGATGGACGCGATGGACGCGATGGACGCGATGGACGCCTGGGTCACCTTCGCCGCGCGGTGAACCTGTCGATCTGGCGGCTGGACACCTGACGGCCTGGTCTCCGGCGGGCGCTCGCCCGCCGGAGACCAGCGTCGCGCCCGCTCAGCAGCGGGGCACGCCGGGGATGTAGCCGTCGTGGCCGGTGTACACGTACGCGTCGGCGATGTACCTGCCGGAGCCGATCCGGTCCCAGATCGAGCTGGTGCCGTACGTGCCGGTGACCGTCGTGCCACTGGTCTGGCAGGCGATGGTCACTCGGGTGCCGTCGGCGACGGTGCCCACCGAGGCGTACCCGGTGCCGGGGCCGGAGCGGACGGTCAGCGGGGTGCCGCTGGTGTCGACCGTGCCGTTGCCACTGCCCGAGGAGCACCCGTTGTCGCTGCTGTAGCTCTTGGTGCCCCAGTACAGGGCGAGGCCGCCGTTGAACCGGACCTGGATGTCGCCGCCGTTGAGGCGCTGCTCGTAGTGCAGGTGTGGGCCGGTCGAGCCACCGGTGCTGCCAACCCAGCCGAGCACCTTGCCGTAGCCGACCGTCTGCCCGACCGAGACGTTGAAGCCGTTGAGGTGGGCGTAATAGGTGCTGTAACCGCCCCCGTGGTTGATCCGGACGTATTTGCCGTAGCTGGTGCCGCCGAGGTCGGTCACCCGGTCGACGGTGCCGGGAGCACTGGCCACCACCGGGTCGCCGAGGTCGTCGGTGCGGTTGAAGTCGACGGCGTACGCCGGGCTGTGGTTGGACCTGGTCTGCCCGGACCAGGACTGGCCGCACGGGAACGGCACCTTGAACGTCGGCGCGGCCAGGGCCGGGCTCGCCGGCGTCAGTACTCCCCCGACGAGCAGACCCGTCACCAACAGGCTGATCCACCGCTTACGCATGCAGCTCCTCCTATGTCGAAAACCTTCGATGTGGTGCCCTCAGCCTGACAGATATCGTCAATCTTCGAAAGGGTCCGAGATCCGGTCCGGGAGCGCGCCCACGAGGCGGCCTTGAGGTTTCCGGATTGTTACTCGCTCGTGTCTGACTGGGGGTGGACCGGATCGGATGCAAGCGCTTACATGTGTGCACGCCCAATCGGACCGGCGACGGGTCACCAGCACGACCGCGCCGGCTAGGAAGGAGGACGGCATGGCGGTCTTTACCAGACCACGCCAGGCCTTCGTGATCGCCGGTGTACTCGGGCTGGCGCTCAGCGCCACTGCTTGCGGTACCGGTGACGACAAGAAGAGCAACAACGCGGGCTCGGCCGAGTGCGCCGCATACGACAAGTACGAGGGTCACGACGGCAAGAAGGTCTCGATCTACGCGTCCATCCGTGACGCCGAGGCCGACCTGCTCAGGAATTCCTGGAAGTCGTTCGAGGACTGCACCGGCATCGAGATCGACTACGAGGGCAACGCCGAGTTCGAGGCGCAGCTCCCGGTCCGGGTCGACGGCGGCAACGCGCCCGACCTGGCCTTCGTGCCCCAGCCGGGCCTGGTCAAGCGGTTCGCCGACGCCGGCAAGCTGAAGTCCCTCGGGGCCGACACCAAGACGATGGCCGAGCAGAACCTGCCGGCCGACTGGCTGAAGTACGGCACCGTCAACGGCACCCTCTACGGTGTGCCGCTCGGTGCCAACGTGAAGTCCTTCGTCTGGTACTCGCCGAAGCTCTTCAAGGAGAAGGGCTGGACGGTCCCGACCAGCTGGGACGACCTGATCAAGCTCAGCGACACGATCGCGGCGAGCGGCATCAAGCCGTGGTGCGCCGGCATCGAGTCCGGTGACGCCACCGGCTGGCCGGCCACCGACTGGATCGAGGACGTGATCCTGCGTACGCAGGGTCCCGAGGTCTACGACCAGTGGACCACCCACGCCATCCCGTTCAACGACCCGCGGATCGTCGACGCGGTCAACCGGGCCGGCACGATCCTGAAGAACGAGAAGTACATGAACGGCGGCTTCGGCGGGGTGAAGAGCATCGGCACCACCGCCTTCGGTGAGGCCGGCCTGCCTGTCACCACCGGCAAGTGCGCCATGCACCGGCAGGCGTCGTTCTACGCCAACCAGTTCCCCGAGGGCACCAAGGTGGCCGAGGACGGTGACGCCTTCGCGTTCTACTTCCCGGCCATCGACACGGCCAAGGGCAAGCCGGTGCTCGGCGCGGGCGAGTTCGTCGTCGGCTACACCGACCGCCCCGAGGTGCAGGCGGTGCAGACCTACCTCGCCTCGGCCGAGTACGTCAACAGCCGCGCGAAGCTCGGCAACTGGGTCACGGCGAACAACAAGCTGGACATCGCCAACGTCGCCAGCCCGATCGACAAGCTCTCGGTCCAGATCCTCCAGGACAAGAGCGGCATCTTCCGCTTCGACGGATCCGACCTGATGCCGGCAGCCGTCGGTGCGGGGACGTTCTGGAAGGGCATGGTCGAGTGGATCAACGGCAAGGACACCGCGTCGGTGCTCCAGGGCATCGAGAGCAGCTGGAAGTGATCTGAGCGGTGGGCCGGTCCGCAGCCGCGGGCCGGCCCACCGGCGGATCTGGACCTGGGAGGGTCGATGGAGTTCGACTTCGCGGAGGAACAGCCGAAGTTCCTCATGCTGATGTACGGGCTGATCGCTTTCGTCGTGGTGGTGGGCGGTCTGCTCCTGCTTCTCGACGTGGTGCCGGCCTGGTTCGCTCGGCGCCGGGAGGCGCAGCTGGTTGCCGCGTCCGCCAGCGGTGCCCCGCTCCCCCGCCGACGCAGGCAGGGGGAGGGACTCTTCGCGCTCTTCTTCCTGCTGCCGACGCTGCTACTGCTCACGGTCGGGTTGGTCGTTCCGGCCATCCGCACCACGCTGCTCTCCTTCATGGATGCGGGCAGCACCAACTGGGTGGGGCTGCGAAACTACGGCTGGATGTTCTCCGACGACTCGATCGTCCGGGTCCTGATCAACACCCTGGTCTGGGTCGTTCTGGTCCCGCTGATCGCGACCGGGTTCGGCCTCATCTACGCCGTACTGGTGGACAAGGCCCGGTTCGAGGCGGTGGCCAAGTCACTGATCTTCCTGCCGATGGCCATCTCCTTCGTCGGCGCGAGCATCATCTGGAAGTTCGTCTACGCCTATCGCGGTGAAGGCGACCAGATCGGTCTGCTCAACCAGATCGTGGTCAGCCTGGGCGGCGAGCCGAAGCAGTGGCTGCTCGAATCACCCCTGAACACGCTGCTGCTGATCGTCATCATGGTCTGGATCCAGGCCGGTTTCGCCATGGTGGTGCTCTCCGCCGCGATCAAGGCGATCCCCGGCGACATCGTCGAGGCCGCCCGGCTCGACGGCGTCAGCCCGTGGCAGATGTTCTGGCAGATCACCATGCCGAGCATCCGGCCGGCGCTGATCGTCGTGGTGGTGACCCTCACGATCGCCACGCTCAAGGTCTTCGACATCGTCCGGACCGCGACCAACGGCAACTACGACACCAGCGTGATCGCCAGCGAGATGTACAACCAAGCCTTCCGGTACGGCCAGAACGGGCAGGGCTCCGCGCTCGCGGTCTTCCTCTTCATCCTGGTCATCCCGGTCGTGATCTACCAGATCCGCAACCTCCGTCAACAGCGGGAGGGCTGAGATGACGACCGCAACGCCGACCGTCGCCGCCGGCACCCAGAAGACCGACGGCACCCCGTCCACCACCGCCGGCCGGGTCCGTAAACGGCTGAACAGCCGTACCGCGACGCTGGTCTCGATCGTCATCGCGGTGGTCTGGACCGTCCCGACCTTCGGTCTGTTGATCTCCTCCCTCCGACCGGAGGACGAGATCAAGACGACCGGTTGGTGGACGGCGTTCACCAGCCCACAGTTCACGTTGGAGAACTACCAGCAGGTTCTCTTCGGACGGTCGTCGTCCTCCGGGCAACTCGCCAGCTACTTCATCAACTCGCTGGCGATCACCGTTCCGTCGGTGCTCTTCCCGCTCGCCTTCGCGTCCCTCGCCGCGTACGCGCTGGCCTGGATCAAGTTCCGCGGCCGGGACTGGCTCTACATCGCGATCTTCGCGTTGCAGATCGTCCCGCTGCAGATGGCCCTGGTGCCACTGCTGAAGTTCTTCTCCACCGGCGTCACCCTCGGCGGCGTCACCCTGATGCCGGCCTGGGACCTGGTCGACGAGCAGAAGTTCGCGCAGGTGTGGTTCGCGCACACCTGCTTCGCACTCCCGTTCGCCGTCTTCCTGCTGCACAACTTCATCTCGCAGCTGCCCGGGGACCTGATGGAGGCGGCCCGGGTCGACGGGGCCACCCACCCGAAGATCTTCCGGACCATCGTGCTGCCGCTGATCACCCCGGCGCTGGCCGCCTTCGGCATCTTCCAGTTCCTCTGGGTCTGGAACGACCTGCTGGTGGCGCTGATCTTCGCCGGTGGCGGCAACGAGACCGCCCCGCTCACCGTCCGGCTCGCCGAGATGGCCGGCACCCGGGGCAACGAGTGGCAGCGGTTGACCGCCGGCGCGTTCGTCTCCATCGTCGTACCGCTCATTGTCTTCCTGTCCCTGCAGCGCTTCTTCGTGCGAGGTCTGCTCGCCGGCAGCGTCAAGGGCTGACCCGCTCGTCCACCGTCGCCCGGCCCCTCGGGCGGCGGTGGACGAGCCGGGCACCGAGCGGGGGAACCGTGACGAGGATCGATGATGTCGCCCGGTTGGCCGGGGTATCCACGGCCACCGTCTCGCGGGCCCTGCGCGGGCTTCCGACGGTCTCGGCCGCCACCCGGCGCAGGGTGCTCGCCGCCGCCGAACAGCTCGACTACGAGGTCTCACCGAGCGCGTCCCGGCTCGCCGGTGGCCGGACCGGCACCGTCGCGGTGGTGGTCCCCCGGATCACCCGCTGGTTCTTCAGCACCGTCGTCGAGGCGGTCGAGGAGTACCTCCACCAGTCCGGCTACGACCTGCTGCTCTACAACCTGGGCGGCCGGGAGCAGGTCCGCCAGCGGGTCCTGCGTACGGCCAACCTGCACAAGCGGGTGGACGCCATCATGCTCGTCGCCACACCACTGCGGCCGGCCGACCTGACCGCGCTGGCCAGCCTGGAGCTGCCCGGCGTGACCATCAGCTCGGGGAGCAGGGTGCCCAACTGGCCGTGCGTACGGATCGACGACGTGGCGGCCGCCCGGGCCGCCACCCGGCACCTGATCGACCTCGGCCACCACCGGATCGCGCACATCTCCGGCGACCCGGACGACGAGTTGGCCTTCACCACCCACCTCGACCGACGCCGCGGATACCAGGCGGAGCTTCGCTCCGCCGGCCTGCGGCCCGACCCGAGCCTGGACGTCGAGTCCACCTTCACGATCGACGGCGGCAACCGCGCCGCCGCCGAGTTGCTGGCCCGCGGCGAGCCGCCGACCGCGATCGTCGCCGCCTGCGACGAGATGGCGATGGGCGCGATGACCGCGGTGCGCGACGCCGGGCTGCGGGTGCCGCAGGATGTCAGTGTGATCGGCATCGACGACCACGATCTGGCCGGCGTGCTCGGGCTCAGCACCATCGCCCAGCCTGCCGCCGAGCAGGGCCGGTTGGCCGCCCGGATGCTGCTCGACCCGCTCGGCGCCAGCCCGCTGGGAGCGACCGTGCGACAACGGAGCACCGGTTGCGACACGCCGGTGATCCTGCCCACTCGGTTGGTGGTCCGGGACTCGACCGCACCGCCCCGGGCACACTGAACCCACCACCCACAGCTCGATACGGGAGAAGACCCTGAACACCGATCCGACGCAGCAGAACCCCTCCGGTCACCCGATCACCGGTTGGTGGACCGAGGCGACCATCTACCAGATCTACCCCCGTTCGTTCGCCGACTCGGACGGTGACGGGATCGGTGACCTGCCCGGCATCACCGCCCGCCTCGACCACCTGGTCGAGTTGGGCGTGGACGCGGTGTGGCTTTCGCCCTTCTACCCGTCGCCGCAGGCCGACGCCGGCTACGACGTGGCCGACTACCGCGACATCGACCCGCTGTTCGGCACCCTCGCCGACGCGGACAAGCTGATCGCCGAGGCTCGTTCCCGCAACCTGCGGGTGATCGTCGACCTGGTCCCGAACCACACCTCCTCGGCGCACCGCTGGTTCCAGGCAGCGCTGCCGGCCGCGCCGGGCAGCCTGGAACGGTCGCGGTACATCTTCCGAGATGGCCTCGGCCCGGCCGGTGACCAGCCGCCGAACGACTGGCAGAGCGTCTTCGGCGGCCCAGCCTGGACCCGGACGGTGGGCCCCGACGGGCAACCCGGCCAGTGGTACCTGCACCTGTTCGACACGGGGCAGCCGGACCTCAACTGGGACAACCCCGAGGTGCACGCCGAGTTCCTGGACGTGCTGCGGTTCTGGCTGGACCGTGGGGTGGACGGCTTCCGGGTCGACGTGGCGCACGGCCTGATCAAGCAGGCCGACCTGGCCGACTGGCAGGAGCCGCAGGAGATCCTCTCCGGCAACGAGGTCGACAAGCCGCGCCCGCCGATGTGGGACCAGGACGGCGTGCACGAGATCTACCGGCAGTGGCGGCAGGTTCTGAACAGCTACCCCGGCGAGCGGGTGCTGGTCGCCGAGGCCTGGGTGGAGCCGGCCGAGCGGCTCGCTCGCTACGTCCGCCCGGACGAGATGCACCAGGCCTTCAACTTCGAGTACCTGCTCGCCGCGTGGACCGCACCGGCCCAGTACGCGGTGATCACCCGCTCGCTGGAGGCGACCGACTCGGTCGGCGCGCCGACCACCTGGGTGCTGTCCAACCACGACGTGGTGCGGCACGCCTCCCGGCTCGGCCTGCCGATCGGCACGGTACGGCCCAACGGCATCGGCATCGGCGACCCGCAGCCGGACGCCGCGCTCGGCCTGCGCCGGGCCCGGGCGGCCACGCTGCTGATGCTCGCCCTGCCCGGCTCCGCGTACCTCTACCAGGGCGAGGAGCTGGGGCTGCCCGAGCACACCACACTGCCCGACGAGGCCCGGCAGGACCCGACCTGGGCACGCAGCGGGCACACCCAGCGCGGCCGGGACGGCTGCCGGGTGCCGATCCCGTGGGAGGCCGACGCCCCGTCCTACGGCTTCGGCCCGACCGACGCGAGCTGGCTGCCGCAACCCTCGCTCTGGGCGGAGTACGCGCTGGACCGCCAGCGCGACGTGCCCGGCTCGACGTACGAGCTGTACCGGGCCGCGCTCCGGTTGCGCCGTGCCCACGGGCTGGGTCGGGGCACCCTGGAGTGGGTGCCCTCCGGCGACGAGGTGCTGACCTTCCGCAACGCGGGGCTGACCGTGCTGACCAACTTCGGTGACGCCCCGGTTCCGGTGCCGGCGGGCGCCGAGGTGCTCGCCACCAGCGCACCCCTGGACGACGACGGCGCGGTCCCGACCGACGTGACCGTCTGGCTGCGCGGCTGACCGCAGATCCGACCGGCCCATCCCGTCGACCCATGCTCCCGAGCAGGCCGGCGGGGTGGGCCTGTCAGAGGCGGTCGGCGCGGGCTTGCAGCAGGTCGTGCACGTTGTCGATGTCCGCCGGCGAGGTCCGTGAGGCGAGCCAGTACATGACGCCGGTGGGTATGAAGAAGAGCTGGAACGCGGCCAGCCCGACCGCGAAGTTCAACGGCGGCGGGAATGCCGCTCGCAATCCCTGGAACGCCACCCCGACCAGCCCGTTGCCGGCCGCGCGACCGACCCCGTTGACCAGGTTGCCCAGGCTGTAGACCGTGCCCCGGTGCTCCGGCGGGTTCACGTCGGCGATCAGCGCGAACCAGTTCGGCGAGTTGGCCGAGGTCAACGCGAGCGCGACGATCGCGGTGAGCAGGCTCAGCCCCACCGACGGCTCGGTGAACACACTGGACAGCACCGCGCCGACCACCGCGCCGCCGCTGGCGCCGTCCGGCACGTCGATGGTCACCGGAACGAAGAACAGCACCAGGTAGAACGGCAACGCCGCGAGGATGCCGACGGCGGCGACCAGGGCCCGCCCTCTCGGCGTACGCCGTTGCACCGCGTCACCGATCAGCCCGCCCACGATGGAGAGCACCCCGCCGAGCTGGAACAGCGTGGCGAAGACGCTGCCCACCACCACCGCGGTCGACGTCGAGTAGCCCTGGGCCTCGGCCCGCTCGGCGAAGAGCACCGGCAGCCACACCAGCGACCCGAACGCGGCCTGCGCGGTCAGACCCTGCAGGATCAGCCACCGGTTGGTCCGTCGGGCCAGGATGCGGGGCAGGTCGGCACGGCTGATCCGATAGTCGTACTCGGCGCCGGCGTCCAGCCTGTCGGCCAGCTCCGGCTCGCTCTGGCCCCGCCGGATGTCGTACGTGAACAGGTAGGCCAGGGTGGCGATCAGGCCGACGCCGGTCAGGGTCAGGAACGGCCGCCGCCAGTCGGTAGCCCCGAGCAGCCCACCGACGAGCGTGCCCGCCAGGGTGCCGACCCCCTGGGAGAGGCCCCAGAAGCTCATCACCAGCCCCCGCCGGGTCGGTGAGATCAGATCGGTGACCACCGAGAAACCCACCGAGCCGACCGCGCCGAGACCGACCGCCGCGACCAACTGTGCGGCCAGGAACGTCAGGTAGCCACCCGCGAGCGCGCTGCCGCCGGTGCCCGCCGCCCAGACAAGCGTGCCCACCATGAGCAGCGGCTTGCGATTGGTCCGGTCACCGACGTACGCCCAGCCGACCGCGGCGACCGCGCTGACCAGGAAGCTGACCGCGGTGACCAGACCGAGCAGCCGCCCCGACACGTCGAAGGCGTCGGAGATCGGGCCGTACAGCGGCGGGACCAGCCCGATCGCCACATTGTCCAGCGAGGCGAGCAGCACGAACACCACGACGCTGTACAACCGGTGCCCCGGGCCACCGCCCCGGCCGTGCCCGCCACTGGTCACCGTCATGACGGGCAGCCAACCAGACTCCGCTGCGGAGGTTGTCACGCGGGTGGGTGCCGGTCGACTTCCACCGGCACCCACCCGCGTCGATCCCGAGTCTCAGCGTCGGTCGAGGACCAACCCGCGAGCCGCCGCGTACCGGTCGCGCACGGCGGGGACGGGCTCGGCCGCGTACTCCTCGGTGCCCTCGACCGCCCAGGTTGGCGGCGTGGGACCGCCCAGGGCGACCCAGGCGGCCTGCCGGGCGGCGCCGTCGGCGACGTACTCCCCGGCCGGCGGAACGACGACCGGGCAGCCGAAAACCTGCGGCGCGATCCGACGCACCGCGGCCGACCGGGCTCCGCCGCCGACCAGGATGACCCGGCGGACCGTGGCACCCTGCGCGGTCAGTGCGTCCAGGCCGTCGGCGAGCGCGCAGAGCATGCCCTCCACGGCAGCCCGCGCCAGGTGCGCGGGGGTCGACGTGCGCAGGGTCAGCCCGTGCACCGCGCCGGTGGCGAGCGGCCGGTTCGGCGTCCGCTCACCCTCCAGGTAGGGCACCATGACCAGCCCGTCCGCTCCGGCTGGGGCGGAGAGGGCCAGCTCGGCCAGCTCGTCCAGGTTGACGCCGAGCATCGCGGCGGCGGCATCCAGCACCCGGGCCGCGTTGAGCGTGCAGACCAGCGGCAGGAAGCGACCGGACGCGTCGGCGAAGCCCGCCACTGCTCCGCTCTCGTCGGCGGCCGGCACGTCGGCGACGCTGAACACGGTGCCGGAGGTGCCGATCGAGACGACCACGTCACCCGGGCCGGCGCCGACGCCGAGCGCGGCGGCGGCGTTGTCCCCGGTGCCCGCGCCGAGCAGCGCGCCGCCCGGCCCACCCAGCCCGTCGGCCAGCTTTCCCGCCGACTCCCCCGGACCGAGCACCTCGGGCACCACCAACTGTCGGCCGAAGCCCCGCTCCAGCAGGTCCGGTCGGTAGTCGCCGGTGGCTGGCGACCAGTACCCGGTGCCACTGGCGTCACCCCGGTCGGTGCGCAGCGCGCCCAACCCCGGCGCGCCGGCCAGCCGCCAGGTCAGCCAGTCGTGCGGCAGGCAGACGGCGGCCACCCGGGCTGCCAGCTCCGGCTCGTGCGTGGCCAGCCACCGCAGTTTGGTGATGGTGAAGCTGGCGACCGGCACACTGCCGGCGGCCTCGGCCCAGAACCGACGCCCGACCGCGCCGCCGCCGGCCTCCTCAACGAGATCGGCGGCGGCGTCGGCGGATCGGGTGTCGTTCCACAGCAGTGCCGGGCGGACGACCCGGCCGTCCTCGTCGAGGCACACCATGCCGTGCTGCTGGCCGGCGACGGAGATCGCCGCCACGTCGGCCAACCCGCCGGCCTGGTCGACGGCGCTA encodes:
- a CDS encoding M23 family metallopeptidase, giving the protein MRKRWISLLVTGLLVGGVLTPASPALAAPTFKVPFPCGQSWSGQTRSNHSPAYAVDFNRTDDLGDPVVASAPGTVDRVTDLGGTSYGKYVRINHGGGYSTYYAHLNGFNVSVGQTVGYGKVLGWVGSTGGSTGPHLHYEQRLNGGDIQVRFNGGLALYWGTKSYSSDNGCSSGSGNGTVDTSGTPLTVRSGPGTGYASVGTVADGTRVTIACQTSGTTVTGTYGTSSIWDRIGSGRYIADAYVYTGHDGYIPGVPRC
- a CDS encoding ABC transporter substrate-binding protein, yielding MAVFTRPRQAFVIAGVLGLALSATACGTGDDKKSNNAGSAECAAYDKYEGHDGKKVSIYASIRDAEADLLRNSWKSFEDCTGIEIDYEGNAEFEAQLPVRVDGGNAPDLAFVPQPGLVKRFADAGKLKSLGADTKTMAEQNLPADWLKYGTVNGTLYGVPLGANVKSFVWYSPKLFKEKGWTVPTSWDDLIKLSDTIAASGIKPWCAGIESGDATGWPATDWIEDVILRTQGPEVYDQWTTHAIPFNDPRIVDAVNRAGTILKNEKYMNGGFGGVKSIGTTAFGEAGLPVTTGKCAMHRQASFYANQFPEGTKVAEDGDAFAFYFPAIDTAKGKPVLGAGEFVVGYTDRPEVQAVQTYLASAEYVNSRAKLGNWVTANNKLDIANVASPIDKLSVQILQDKSGIFRFDGSDLMPAAVGAGTFWKGMVEWINGKDTASVLQGIESSWK
- a CDS encoding carbohydrate ABC transporter permease, translated to MEFDFAEEQPKFLMLMYGLIAFVVVVGGLLLLLDVVPAWFARRREAQLVAASASGAPLPRRRRQGEGLFALFFLLPTLLLLTVGLVVPAIRTTLLSFMDAGSTNWVGLRNYGWMFSDDSIVRVLINTLVWVVLVPLIATGFGLIYAVLVDKARFEAVAKSLIFLPMAISFVGASIIWKFVYAYRGEGDQIGLLNQIVVSLGGEPKQWLLESPLNTLLLIVIMVWIQAGFAMVVLSAAIKAIPGDIVEAARLDGVSPWQMFWQITMPSIRPALIVVVVTLTIATLKVFDIVRTATNGNYDTSVIASEMYNQAFRYGQNGQGSALAVFLFILVIPVVIYQIRNLRQQREG
- a CDS encoding carbohydrate ABC transporter permease, translating into MTTATPTVAAGTQKTDGTPSTTAGRVRKRLNSRTATLVSIVIAVVWTVPTFGLLISSLRPEDEIKTTGWWTAFTSPQFTLENYQQVLFGRSSSSGQLASYFINSLAITVPSVLFPLAFASLAAYALAWIKFRGRDWLYIAIFALQIVPLQMALVPLLKFFSTGVTLGGVTLMPAWDLVDEQKFAQVWFAHTCFALPFAVFLLHNFISQLPGDLMEAARVDGATHPKIFRTIVLPLITPALAAFGIFQFLWVWNDLLVALIFAGGGNETAPLTVRLAEMAGTRGNEWQRLTAGAFVSIVVPLIVFLSLQRFFVRGLLAGSVKG
- a CDS encoding LacI family DNA-binding transcriptional regulator, which gives rise to MTRIDDVARLAGVSTATVSRALRGLPTVSAATRRRVLAAAEQLDYEVSPSASRLAGGRTGTVAVVVPRITRWFFSTVVEAVEEYLHQSGYDLLLYNLGGREQVRQRVLRTANLHKRVDAIMLVATPLRPADLTALASLELPGVTISSGSRVPNWPCVRIDDVAAARAATRHLIDLGHHRIAHISGDPDDELAFTTHLDRRRGYQAELRSAGLRPDPSLDVESTFTIDGGNRAAAELLARGEPPTAIVAACDEMAMGAMTAVRDAGLRVPQDVSVIGIDDHDLAGVLGLSTIAQPAAEQGRLAARMLLDPLGASPLGATVRQRSTGCDTPVILPTRLVVRDSTAPPRAH
- a CDS encoding glycoside hydrolase family 13 protein, whose amino-acid sequence is MNTDPTQQNPSGHPITGWWTEATIYQIYPRSFADSDGDGIGDLPGITARLDHLVELGVDAVWLSPFYPSPQADAGYDVADYRDIDPLFGTLADADKLIAEARSRNLRVIVDLVPNHTSSAHRWFQAALPAAPGSLERSRYIFRDGLGPAGDQPPNDWQSVFGGPAWTRTVGPDGQPGQWYLHLFDTGQPDLNWDNPEVHAEFLDVLRFWLDRGVDGFRVDVAHGLIKQADLADWQEPQEILSGNEVDKPRPPMWDQDGVHEIYRQWRQVLNSYPGERVLVAEAWVEPAERLARYVRPDEMHQAFNFEYLLAAWTAPAQYAVITRSLEATDSVGAPTTWVLSNHDVVRHASRLGLPIGTVRPNGIGIGDPQPDAALGLRRARAATLLMLALPGSAYLYQGEELGLPEHTTLPDEARQDPTWARSGHTQRGRDGCRVPIPWEADAPSYGFGPTDASWLPQPSLWAEYALDRQRDVPGSTYELYRAALRLRRAHGLGRGTLEWVPSGDEVLTFRNAGLTVLTNFGDAPVPVPAGAEVLATSAPLDDDGAVPTDVTVWLRG
- a CDS encoding MFS transporter is translated as MTVTSGGHGRGGGPGHRLYSVVVFVLLASLDNVAIGLVPPLYGPISDAFDVSGRLLGLVTAVSFLVSAVAAVGWAYVGDRTNRKPLLMVGTLVWAAGTGGSALAGGYLTFLAAQLVAAVGLGAVGSVGFSVVTDLISPTRRGLVMSFWGLSQGVGTLAGTLVGGLLGATDWRRPFLTLTGVGLIATLAYLFTYDIRRGQSEPELADRLDAGAEYDYRISRADLPRILARRTNRWLILQGLTAQAAFGSLVWLPVLFAERAEAQGYSTSTAVVVGSVFATLFQLGGVLSIVGGLIGDAVQRRTPRGRALVAAVGILAALPFYLVLFFVPVTIDVPDGASGGAVVGAVLSSVFTEPSVGLSLLTAIVALALTSANSPNWFALIADVNPPEHRGTVYSLGNLVNGVGRAAGNGLVGVAFQGLRAAFPPPLNFAVGLAAFQLFFIPTGVMYWLASRTSPADIDNVHDLLQARADRL
- the xylB gene encoding xylulokinase, coding for MPLVAGVDSSTQSSKVVIRDAETGALLRQGRAPHPDGTEVDPEAWWQALRSAVDQAGGLADVAAISVAGQQHGMVCLDEDGRVVRPALLWNDTRSADAAADLVEEAGGGAVGRRFWAEAAGSVPVASFTITKLRWLATHEPELAARVAAVCLPHDWLTWRLAGAPGLGALRTDRGDASGTGYWSPATGDYRPDLLERGFGRQLVVPEVLGPGESAGKLADGLGGPGGALLGAGTGDNAAAALGVGAGPGDVVVSIGTSGTVFSVADVPAADESGAVAGFADASGRFLPLVCTLNAARVLDAAAAMLGVNLDELAELALSAPAGADGLVMVPYLEGERTPNRPLATGAVHGLTLRTSTPAHLARAAVEGMLCALADGLDALTAQGATVRRVILVGGGARSAAVRRIAPQVFGCPVVVPPAGEYVADGAARQAAWVALGGPTPPTWAVEGTEEYAAEPVPAVRDRYAAARGLVLDRR